TCCTGGGCAGATTCTATTGCTCTGAAATAGGGATAAACGCCCTTTGCCCGTGCCTGGGCGGCTTCTGTAAATTCAGCTACTCTGTTTTGTAATCTACTTCTCATAATGTTTGGTGTCAAATTTAGAGGCTCCTGGTAGGACCAGTCTCTAAAATGTTAAAATATTCGTTCCCACACGCATATTTTCCTTTAAATTCCTTGGTCTTAATCTTATTTTAATCCATCTGTCAAGAATTGAACAAATAATTGGTAACCATCCCGATAACATGGTTTTTATGTGTTTCGGTATATTCGTAAAATTCGGATTCAGACATGTTATGCATTTTCATGTGCATTTTCTTGCCGACAAAAATAAACTGGATACTCCCCAGAATGATCGGCATCAGATGCTCGGGTTCGATATTCCGTATGCCTCCACGCTTCACCTCTTCCTGTATAAGCCCGATCAGTTTCCTGCTCAGGAGCTCCTTGTACATGGATATTTCTGACAGAAGATTTTCGCAGTCCCTATGGATTTCGTTCATAATGAACAATACCAGGGTAGGTTCCTGCCGCATCATCCGATAATCCTCTTCAATGATTTCTATTATTTTTTCCTTCAGACTGATCGGCTGGTCTATGATTTTGAGGGTGTTAGTGCAGTATATGGAAAACAGGTCCTTGAATATTTCAATAAACAGCTTTTCCTTACTTCTGAAATAGTAATTGGTGAGGGCAATGTTCATTCCTGCAGCATCGGCAATATCCCTGGCCGTTGTGCCGGTAAATCCTTTCTTAAGAAAAACAGACTTCGCTGCGTCCTTAAGCT
This portion of the Dyadobacter sp. CECT 9275 genome encodes:
- a CDS encoding TetR/AcrR family transcriptional regulator, translated to MKCINQSSEEKLKDAAKSVFLKKGFTGTTARDIADAAGMNIALTNYYFRSKEKLFIEIFKDLFSIYCTNTLKIIDQPISLKEKIIEIIEEDYRMMRQEPTLVLFIMNEIHRDCENLLSEISMYKELLSRKLIGLIQEEVKRGGIRNIEPEHLMPIILGSIQFIFVGKKMHMKMHNMSESEFYEYTETHKNHVIGMVTNYLFNS